A window of Hymenobacter siberiensis genomic DNA:
CCAAAGTAGGTGCTACCCGTCGGCCCGACAAAAGCTGGGTGCCCTTCAACACCCCCGAAAACCTCCGCACCAGCATCGACAACAACCTGCGCACCCTGAAGCAGGAGCAGATTCAGCTGGTGCACCTGCGACTGATGGGCCACGGCGCAGTACCGCTCGATGAGCAGCTCGGGGCCATGTTTGAGATGCAGCGCGAGGGCAAAATCCTGCATGTAGGCCTGAGCAACGTGACCCGCGAGGACCTGGAAGCCGGGCTGAAAATCGGCGAGATTGCCACCGTCGAAAACATGTACAGCTATGCCCAGCGCACCACCGTGGTGCTCCCCTACGGCACCAACCCCGGCGGTGAAGAAGTGCTGGACCTGTGCGAGCAGCACGGCATTCCGCTCATCCCCTTCTTCTCGCTGGTGCACGGCCTGCCCAACGCCGGCCAGAAGCTAACCGAGCTGGCCCGCCGGCGCGGCGTGACAGACGCCCAGCTCAACATTGCCTGGCTGCTGCACCGCTCACCCTGGCTGCTGCCCATTCCGGGCACGTCGTCGCTGGCGCACCTTGAGGAAAACCTCAAGGCGGCCGATATTGAGCTGAGCGCCGAGGAAATGGCCTATCTGGGGTAGTAGTTTGTTTCGTTTCCTTCGTCCCGACCTTAATTTGGGGGAATGAAACGTTGGTTCACTTTACTTTTTCTACTTCTTGCTTTTGCAGCCCCCTGCCTCGCTCAGGACTTATCCGGCATTTGGCAAGGCGCTGCTACTAACCTGCCCAGACGGGTCGTAAGCCCGATAGCTATGCAGATTTACAAGCAAAGTGCCGCCCCACTTTCAGAATGTTTCTATCAGGAATTTGAATACGGAAAGTATTGTGTTATCTACCAGCTAACGGGCACGCTATCAGCTAAGACGCTGGTTATTGCATTCGATAGCATTTTACAAGAACGTCGCCCTTCCAACCCAAACTTCAGTTGGGATGCCGCACCCATTACGCTTTCCTATGATGAACGGCAGGAGATGCTTGTTGGAAAGAACTCTCCAGGGAGGTATACCCGGAGTATGGACTACACCTTCACCTTTTTTCGGATAAAGCTGAAATCAAGTTTGGTTGTGCCTGCTGCAGCTTCAACTACCCTGCGCGTCTCGGGGCGCGATGTGCGCTGGTTTTCGGACATAGCACTCAAACGCCCTGTTGCTCAGGGCAATACGTTCAGCACCCGTCTGCAAAAAACCACCACTTTCTACCTAACACAGGGGTTCTATCCTTCGCGCAAAAGCACCGCCACCGCCGTAACCATACGGGTAAGGCCTGCTTTAAAATCTGTTGCTAAGCAGCGTCCGTCTACCTCCGCACCTGCAATTG
This region includes:
- a CDS encoding OmpA family protein; this translates as MKRWFTLLFLLLAFAAPCLAQDLSGIWQGAATNLPRRVVSPIAMQIYKQSAAPLSECFYQEFEYGKYCVIYQLTGTLSAKTLVIAFDSILQERRPSNPNFSWDAAPITLSYDERQEMLVGKNSPGRYTRSMDYTFTFFRIKLKSSLVVPAAASTTLRVSGRDVRWFSDIALKRPVAQGNTFSTRLQKTTTFYLTQGFYPSRKSTATAVTIRVRPALKSVAKQRPSTSAPAIVVPVLLPTVLFFVGTATLLPTATPALEQLTADLKARPAMRIRIAGHTDRIGETDKNQVLSTQRAAAVMAFLVKSGIAPARLAAIGYGDSHQRYPTPDARNRRVEIEVLP
- a CDS encoding aldo/keto reductase, with product MQITIARHSTNRLTVNRFGYGTMRLTGTDIWGEPADRPQALEILKTAVSSGVNFLDTADYYGEDVTNRLIAEALHPYPTDLVICTKVGATRRPDKSWVPFNTPENLRTSIDNNLRTLKQEQIQLVHLRLMGHGAVPLDEQLGAMFEMQREGKILHVGLSNVTREDLEAGLKIGEIATVENMYSYAQRTTVVLPYGTNPGGEEVLDLCEQHGIPLIPFFSLVHGLPNAGQKLTELARRRGVTDAQLNIAWLLHRSPWLLPIPGTSSLAHLEENLKAADIELSAEEMAYLG